The following is a genomic window from Hyphomicrobiales bacterium.
GCGCTATGTCCGAGCAATTGATGCTGCGTGATGAGTGCGCGACTGAAGCGTTGCGCCGCCAGCGCCATCTGCGCCACGTCAACCTGCGAGGGACCCGAGAGGCTATTGTCGCCCTTGGTCATGCCATTGGCATTAACTGAAGGCTTTTCAGAACTGTTCTCAGGCTTCTGCTCCTTGCCTTTATCATCTCCGTCGTCTGGATCTGTCGGTTTCTGCGTGCCGGTCCCCGTATTCCCCTTGCCGCCATTCCCCTCTTCCAAGGGTGTCTTCGGGTTTTCGCCAGACGATTTGGGTGGACATGACGCCGGAAGCGGAAGGTTCTTGTGCGAGCCGTCACTCACAATTCCCGGCTTAAGTTTGCCGTCGCAATCGATGATAGAGCCTGACGGGAGGTCCGGTGGGATCGGATTCTCCGTTTTTTGCGGCAACGTCTCAGTTACAGATTCGGTTGTGTGAGGAGATGGCTGGAGCAGGCTGGTGACACCTGCTCCCAAAGGCGTTTGAGCCCAGGCAGTAAGAAGCGCCCCTCCGACCGCCGATAGAAAATCCGCCATGAAAAACTCTTAAAAAAGGAAAAAACAACACCCCTTCGAATTGCATAAATATTTGCTGCAAATAACGTTATCTACGCCGGACTTAATGCAAGGCGCGCGGATGCAGATATTTTAAAAATAAATCAGATTTTTATAGAAGGAATTACACCCGCATTTGACTGGAATATCCATTCCGATCCGACGCAGTATTACAGATATGACATCAAATATGTGGCAACCAATTGCGTAGCCGCTCGACGGTTCCCCGACAGTCCGCTTCAGAGCCCGCGAAGGACAGTCGGAGATAGCGATTGCCCCCATCCTGATCGAAATCCAGCCCCGGCGTTGCCGCCACGCCCGTATCCACGAGGAGGCGTCGGCAGAAGTCCATGGAATCGTTCGTGAAACGTGAGATGTCGGCATAGACGTAGAAGGCCCCGTCCGCCGGGGCGAGCCGATCGAGACCGATCCGCGGCAGTTCGTTGAGGAGAAGCGCACGGTTGGCGGCATAGCCGGCCTTGATTGCCTCCAGTTCCTCTTCCGCGCCGAAGGCAGCTTCAGCGGCGAGCTGGCTGAGGTAAGGGGCGGAAATGAAAAGATTCTGCGCGAGCCGCTCAATGGGGCGAACGATCCGTTCCGGCATCACCAGCCAGCCTACGCGCCAGCCCGTCATACAGAAATATTTGGAGAAGGAATTAACGATGATGGCGTCATCATCGAAGGCGAGCGCTGTTTCAGCAGGGGTCTCGTAGGTGAGGCCATGATAGATTTCGTCAGAGATGAACCAGAGCCCGAGCTCTCGGCAGATCCGTCCCACGGCCTCGAGAGCACTCCGGCCCATAAGCGTGCCGGTCGGATTACCCGGGCTCATGGTCAGAACACCTGACAGCGGCGCCTCCGCGTGGATCCTGCGCAGTGCCTCCGCTTGCATGACCCAGTCCGACGTGGCGTTGGCCGGGACCGGCACCGGTTCGAGGCCGAGTGCAAGCAGGATATTGCGATAGGCGGGATAGCCGGGCGAGGCGATCGCGACGCGCGCACCTGGTTCGAAGAGCGCCAGAAAGGCCAGCACGAAGCCGCCGGACGATCCCGTTGTCACGGCGATGCGCTCGGGCGCAAGGCTGATGCCATAGGAACGGCGATAATGGGCGGCGATCGCCGCACGCAGGGTCGGCAGGCCCAGCGCCTCGGTATAGCCGATACGGCCGAGCGCGAGCGCCGCTTGGGCCGCCTCTCGCGCCAGCCTGGGCGCTGATGCCGTCGGCTCGCCGATCTCCATATGGATCACACTGTCTCCCGCACGCTCCTTGATCTTCGCGGCGGAGAGCACATCCATGGCGAGAAACGGCGCTACATCGGCCATCCGCGCGGCAAGACGAGGACCGACCGGATCAGAAGAGGCGGCTGACATTGGCTTGGTCATGTCAAAAGGGACCCTTACAATAGGCATGCATCAATCGCGATGACGGCATTCTGATTTGACTGAATTTCTTCAATTTGTCCCGATAGCATGACGTCGCGTGATCCTGACGTGCAATCCTGGTTCCGATCAAAGAAAGAGTGCGTTCCACCAGCATGCGTTTCTCTCGACCTCTCCGTTCTTCTCGGTCTTTCCTCGTCCCGCTCACCGCGGCTGCCACCCTCGCGCGGGCAGTGGTGGCAGGCGTCAGCTGTGCCGCGATGGTTCTGGCGCCTGTCGCGGCCCAGGCCCAGAGCGGTGAGCGAAGCCAGATGATCGTGCGCGACGCGGAGATCGAGAAGCTCTTGATGGACTATGCCACGCCGGTCCTGAAAGCGGCGGGCATTCGAGTCAGTTCGGTCAAGGTCATTCTAATCCAGAACCCCACCTTCAACGCCTTCGTCGCCAACGGGCAGAAGATCTTCGTCAATACCGGCGCACTGATCGATTCCCGCTCGCCGAACGAGATCATCGGCGTGCTGGCCCATGAGAGCGGCCATATCGCCGGCGGTCATCTGGCGCGACTGCACCAGCAGATCGCCAACGCCAAGATCCTGTCCGTGGTCGGCATGCTGGCAGGCGCCGGCGCTATGGTCGGCTCCGCCGGCGGACGCGTCGGCCAGGGCGGCGTGGGTGCCGGCGGCGTGCTGGCGGGATCGCAGGAGATCGTCCGGCGCAACCTCCTCTCTTACCAGCGATCCGAGGAGCAGGCCGCGGATCAGGCCGCCGTTCGCTATCTCACGGCCACCGGGCAGTCGGCCAAGGGCCTGCTCGATACGATGAAGCGAATGGGGGACAACGCCCTGTTCCGCACATCCGGCCTCGACCCTTATGTGCTCAGCCATCCCCTGCCCCAGGAGCGGATGTCGGCCCTTGAGCAATTGGCCACCAAGAGCCCGGCCTACAACACGAAGGATTCGGCGTCGCTCGTCGCGAGACATGAGCTGATGCGCGCCAAGCTGTCGGGCTTCACCGAGCGGCCGGAGACGGTGATGCGCCGCTATCCCCCCAGCGACCGGTCAGTCGCGGCCCGCTACGCCCGCGCGATCCTCGCCTATCGGACAGCCCGTTCCAGCCAGGCCGTGACCCTGATGGATGAACTCCTGCGGGAACAGCCAAAGAATCCCTATTTCTGGGAGATGAAGGGCCAGTCCCTGCTGGAGAGCGGCCGGGCGCGGGAAGCCATTGCGCCCTTGCGGCAGGCCGTCGCCCTCGCCCCGTCCTCGTCGCTGATTCGTGCCATGCTCGGTCGTGCGATGGTCGCCTCCGGCGATCCGGGCATCGTCGATCAAGCCATCCGTGAGCTGTCGAACGCAACCCAGCGCGAACCCGAACTGGGAGATGCGTTCCGTGATCTGTCAACGGCCTATGCCCGCAAGGGCGACATCGGCATGGCTGAGCTTGCGGCGAGCCAATATTACTTCGCCAGAGGCGAATGGGACCAGGCCGCCACGCAGGCGACCCGCGCAAAGGCAAAGCTCAAGCCGAATTCGCCTGCGTGGCTGCGCGCAGACGACATTTTAGCCTATCAACCGGAGCGACCGCCGGGTAAGTGACACAATCCGGGCGCACAGGGTGTGAACACTTTTGACAGATTGGATATCGTGCATGCGCTTTTCATTCCTTTCGCGCGCCGCGACCGTCGCCGCCATGGCGCTTGTCGTGGCGGCTCCGCTTTTCCAGGCGCCGGCCGCAGCCGCGGAGCTGTCGGCCACCGAGAAGACCGCCATCGAGCAGGTTGTTCGTGACTATCTCCTGCGCAATCCGGAGGTGCTTCAGGAGGCTATGGTCGAACTGGAGAAGCGCCAGCAGGAAAGCCAGCGCAAGGCGCAGGAAGATGCTGTGGCCGGGGAGATAGCCGCGCTTTATGACGCCGAAGGCAACATCGTCGTCGGCAATCCGAAGGGCGACGTCACCTTGGTCGAGTTCTTCGATTACAACTGCGGCTACTGCAAACGCGCGCTCGACGACGTCACCGCGCTCGTGAAGCAGGATCCGAAGCTGCGCGTGATCCTCAAGGATTTCCCGATCCTTCGCCCTGAATCGCTCGATGCGGCGCTCTACGCGCGGGCTGCCCAACATCAGCTCCCCGGCGAGAAGTTCTTCGACTATCATGCCCGGCTGATGAGTTCGAAGGGCCTGGTCGGCAAGGAGCGGGCCGTCGCGGTGGCGAAGGAAATGGGGCTCGACATGGCTCGCCTCGAGAAGGACGCGACCTCAGACACGCTCAAGGCGGAAATAAGAGAGACGCTGGCCCTCGGGGATAGGCTCTCGCTGACCGGGACCCCGGCTTTCGTCCTCGGCAAGGATGTGGTCTTCGGGGCCGTTGGCCACGATCCGCTGAAGCAGGCTATCGCCTCAGTCCGTCAATGCGGACGTACCACCTGCTCCTGACCCAAACAGCCAGCCATACGACAGCGCTCGAGCGGCGAGCCCGTTTCCCCGGGCGATCGCCGACAAGGCGTGCGCTCTTCCCCTCGAACGCGGTTCGCGCTAATACGCGCCCTTGCGATGGGATGGATAGAGGCCGTCGTGGTCGGGAATCTGTTGGCAGCGTGATTGCAGCCACCAAGTTCTCTTGCCATCGAGGTCCTCTTGCCTCTGAACTCAATCAGCCAGGACACCGTTTTCGTTTTGGCGCAACCTCCGAGCGGACATGGTCGCAATCCACGTCATCAACGGCCCTAATCTCAACCTGCTGGGACGGCGCGAGCCTGAGACCTACGGCAGCTTGACCCTGGCCGACATCGAGCAGCGCCTGCGCGATCGCTCGGCGGCGCGCGGTGGCATTGCGCTGACCTTTCGCCAGAGCAACAGCGAAGGCGACCTCGTCACCTTCATCCAGGAAGCTGGACTGGCGGGTGCGGGCATCATCCTGAATGCCGCAGCCTATACCCATACCTCCATCGCCTTGCGCGACGCGATCAAAAGCGTCGATGCCCTCGCTATCGAAGTGCATCTCTCGAATGTGCATGCGCGTGAGGAATTTCGCCACCACTCCACCATCGCTGCAGTCGCGATCGGGGTCATCTGCGGCTTCGGCGCAGCGAGCTACGATCTGGCCTTTGACGCGCTCGTGCCAATCCTCGAGAAGCGCGATAGCACCAAGGCCCACAAGACTGCCGCCAAGGCTACCGGAACCTCTCAATGACGAAACTGCCAACGGCCAAGCAAAGCCCGATCGATCCTGAACTCGTACACGAACTGGCGCGCCTGATTTCCGAGACGGATCTCACCGAGATCGAAGTCGAGAAGGGGGATCTGCGCATTCGTGTGGCGCGCAACGTGACGACGGCGGTGCATGTGCCTGTTGCAGCGCCCGTTGCTCCGGCCGCACCCGTCCCCGCCGCCATCTCTGCCCCGGCCAAGCCGGATGCGCACCACCCCGGCAGCGTCACCTCGCCGATGGTCGGCACCGCCTATCTCCGCCCGTCGCCGGACTCCAAGCCTTTTATCGATATCGGCACACGCGTCGAGAAGGGCGACAAGCTCCTGCTCGTGGAGGCCATGAAGACCTTCAACGACATCGTCGCGCCGCGGGCGGGCGTCGTCACCGCCATTCTGGTGGAGGATGGGCAGCCGGTGGAATACGGCGAGCCTCTTCTCGTGATCGAATGACGATGCCGATGTTTGACAAGATCCTCATCGCCAATCGCGGGGAAATCGCGCTTCGCATTTTGAGGGCGTGCAAGGAACTCGGCATCGCGACGGTTGCCGTGCATTCCACGGCGGATGCCGATGCCATGCACGTGCGGCTTGCCGACGAGAGCGTCTGCATTGGCCCGCCGGCCGCGCGTGAGAGCTACCTGAATATTCCCTCCCTGATCGCGGCCTGCGAGATCACGGGCGCCGATGCGATCCACCCCGGCTATGGCTTTCTCTCGGAGAATGCCCATTTCGCCGAGGTGCTCAGCGATCACGGCATCACATTCATCGGCCCGAAGGCCGAGCACATCCGCCTGATGGGCGACAAGATCGAAGCCAAGCGCACGGCGCGCAGCCTCGGCATCCCTTGCGTTCCGGGTTCGGACGGTGGCATCACCGACGCCGAGGAAGCGACGCGGGTGGCGGCCGATATCGGCTATCCCGTCCTCATCAAGGCGGCGGCTGGTGGCGGCGGACGCGGCATGAAAGTGGCGCGCTCGGCCGACGAGTTGCATCATGCGCTGGCAACGGCCCGCGCAGAAGCGCGCGCCGCCTTCGGCGACGATGCGGTCTATATCGAGAAATATCTTGAGAAGCCCCGCCACATCGAGATCCAGGTGCTCGGCGACGGCAAGGGCAATGCCATCCATCTCGGCGAGCGCGACTGCTCGTTGCAGCGCCGCCACCAGAAGGTGTGGGAGGAAGGGCCCTCGCCCGCCCTCAACCATTCCGAGCGCGAGCGGATCGGCGATACGGTCGCGAAGGCGATGCAGAAACTCGGCTATCTCGGCGCAGGTACCGTCGAATTTCTGTATGAGAACGGCGAGTTCTATTTCATCGAAATGAACACGCGCATCCAGGTCGAGCATCCGGTCACGGAAATGATCACCGGGATCGATCTGGTCAATGAGCAGATCCGCATTGCGGCCGGCAATGCGCTATCGATCACGCAGAAAGATGTCCAGATCGAGGGCCATGCCGTCGAATGCCGGATCAACGCCGAGCATCCGGCCACATTCCGCCCATCGCCGGGCACGATCACCTATTTCCATCCCCCGGGTGGTCTCGGCGTGCGCGTCGATTCGGCCGTCTACCAGGGCTATCGGATCCCGCCGCACTATGATTCGCTTGTCGGCAAGCTGATCGTCCACGGCCGCACACGAACGGAATGCCTGATGCGGTTGCGGCGCGCCCTGGATGAATTTGTGGTGGACGGCATCGAGACCACCCTGCCGCTCTTCCGGACCCTCGTGCGCAACCAGGATATCCAGAACGGAATCTACGATATCCACTGGCTGGAGCATTTCCTGGAAGATGGCGGCGTCGACGAGATCATGGCCACCATTTGACGAGAAATGCGATATCATCAGATAAGCAGATCACCATATCTGATTGATTATATTATTAATTTAAGGAGATGGAGCAATCATGCTCCCATACCCTCCCATCTCGTCATAGGGCGATGATGAATCGGTCGTCGGTCGAAATCACGCCGGAGATCCTGCTCAGGGCTTATGCGAGCGGGCTATTTCCAATGGCTGAGAACGCCGACGACCCGGGCCTGTTCTGGGTCGAGCCGAAGGAACGCGGGATCATTCCGCTCGACGGCTTCCACATCCCGCAACGCCTCGCACGGACGGTCGCTACGGACCGTTTTGAGATCACCGTCGACCAGGATTTCGATGCGGTGATCGCCGGCTGCGCGGCGCCGGATGATGGTCGCGAAGAAACCTGGATCAACAGCCGCATCCGCGAGCTTTACGGTGAGCTGTTCGACCTAGGCTATTGTCATACCGTCGAGGTTCGCGACGACGGCCGCCTGGTGGGTGGTCTCTACGGCGTCTCGCTCGGCGCTGCCTTTTTCGGCGAGAGCATGTTTCACCGCGAGCGCGACACCTCCAAGATCGCCCTGGTGCATCTCGTCGCGCGCCTCAGACGCGGCGGCTACACCCTGCTCGACACCCAGTTCGTCACAGATCACCTGGCCCGCTTCGGCGCGCTCGCAGTGCCCCGCAAGGCCTATATGGCGGAACTCGATGCGGCGCTTGAACTCCAGGGCGAATGGTGGAGCTGGCCCCCGGGACTTTGCGTCAGTGGGACGGAAGCGTTGACGGAACTGGCCCGTTATCCCTGAGCGTCAGCGACGTGTTGGCGGGGGGCGTTGCGAAGGGGGGACGGGAGGCGCGCTGTCGCCGCTTCCCTCCTTGGGCTCGACGATGACCTCCGTCCCGCCTTTGCAATCGGTCAGCCAGATGTCGTAGACGGCATGTTCGATGCCGTGCAGCCCCGGGCTCGCCGCGTACATCCAGCCCGAAAACAGGCGGCGACGCTCATTGCTGGCCGTCGTTACCTCATCCACGATCACGAAAGCCGTGGTGTTGGGCGTCTCGGTCGCGGGCCGGGTATAGCAGGCGCGAGGCGTGAGTTGCAGGGCACCGAATTGAACGGTCTCGTCAACGGCTGCTTCGAAAGAGACGATTCGACCTGTGATCTTGTCCAGGCCCGAGAAAACCGCGACGGGATTTTTGATTCGATCCGCCTTGGCACCCTGGCTGGCCCCAACGAGACAGGCCATCGCCAAGGTAAGGGCGGGCAGAAGCTTGGAATTCATCGTTCTATCTTATCGCAGCTCGATCAGGAGGGAAGCCGACGTGACTGCATACACCCTCAAGCATCCGTTGCGACAGCCCCGCGATGCGAATTCCGGTCCATGTCACAATCGTCCAGGTGCCATATAGCCACGGGCGTTGATATAGGCGGCGACACGCCACCGGCCGTTCACCCTTCGCCAGGCATCACTCCTCGTAACGTCGAGCTCCAGGGCGCGGCCCGCGCGCGTAAAACCAAGACGCTCATAGAATCCTCGGCTCGCGTCCAAGCTCACCAGCTTCAGCACCCGGATGCTGGGCAAAGCGTTCACGGCGTGTTCGATCAGCATCGAGCCCGCGCCTTGCTGTCCGGGGTGGCTCATCAAGGTCTCAACTGTGCCGATATCGCCCGACAAGGTAATGGATATAAGGCCGACCAAGCTCTCGCCGAAGAAATAGCCGAAGTGAAGATCGCCCAAACCAATATGGGTCAGGAACCGCGTCGAGCCGATCCGGTAGTTCCACGCTTTGATGTCGGGATCGTTTTCATCGCCTTGATGGCGCCAAAGCCCGATCTCATGGCGAAATGCCGCGCGCAGCCGGTGAAACTCGCTTTGGCCGATCTCCCGGATTGGCGGTTTCGCGAGCCATCTGAGCGTCATTTGGGGCACCATTTCAATCCGCGCCGCGGTCGCGCGCGATGAAACTAGCCCGATCGGCTGGAAACACGACAGGCAATCCATGGAGAACGGCTTGCCATCGCTGCCGGTCTATGGAAGCGGCGCCTTCGGCGGAAGCGGCGATATATCGTCGCTCCATGTCGCGAAATAGGTCAGATGGGCGTAGGCCTTGAGGCGCCATCGGCCGCCGACCCGTTCCCACTGGGGGCTTCTGCGGAGATCGAGGCGCATCTGATTCTCCTGCAGCGGCAGAAAGCCCAAACGCAGATAGAAATCCCTCGCCCTGACCAGCGTCGTCAGCCTGACTTCAGCGACCGGCCTCGGCCAATCGTTGACGATATGCTCGATCAGGAGCGATCCCGCCCCCTGTTGGCCGGGATGAGTGAGCAGGAGCTGCAGGTAAAGGCCGTCCGCCTGCCCGCAGCTGACGATCGCGAGGCCGGCAACATACGGGCCCAGCACGCAAGCGAAATATGCCGAACCGTTAAAAAGACCGGTCATGCCCCTGATGGTTCGGATGCGGTGGTTCCACACGCGCGCGTCGCCATCCAGTGATGAAGGAAGCAGCCACGTGGCGGTGTCGGCAGCAAGTGCCTCTTCCAGGCGTGCAAACTCCCTCAGGCCGACGCGCCGGACGGGCACCTGGCTGCCCCAGCTCACACGCATGACACAGGGCCCGCGCCGGTCCACCCCACGACCGCGGTCATGGCAGCATTCCCAAAGGCAAAGACGACGTCGAGATCAGGGGGTCCAGGCGCTGTAATCGCCCGTCGCCTGGGGACGGCGCCCTTCAGCGAGCGTCGAACCCGCCGGGCGGTACGCCTCGGGCGTGCCCGTCATGTTCTCACGATGCGGCCGCTGCCATTCCTTGGGCTGGTGGCCGTCCTGCGTTGGCGGCACGTCGGTCGTGTGATGCATCCAGCCATGCCAGCCGGGCGGAATGGCCGATGCTTCGGCATAGCCCGCATAGACGACCCAGCGACGTTCGAAGCCCAATGCCGGATCCTTGGCCCCGCCCCTCGTCCGATAATAAGTGTTGCCGAACTCGTCCTGACCGACCCGTTCGCCAAACCGCCACGTCCAGAGCTGCGTGCCGAACGTCTGCTTGTTCCACCAGGTGAAGACGCGCAGGAGAAAGTCTTTCATCACCACATATCCCAAAGGCCGGGCCGGAGCCGACGATCGCCGCGGAGGTTATGGCCCCGTCCGTGGTGCTTTGTCCAGTATGACAGCTTGTCTCCCCGGTACCTCTGGCCGCGCGAAGCGCGTTCCTGGGGGCTCATGGCGGGATTTCCGTGAGCCCTTTCCGTGCCCCAGCTCCCGCTCCGCCGCTACCGCGGCCGTAACCGCGTGGCATCCCGCTGCGATTCGCGCCGACGCGCTGCCACAAGAACTCGGTACGGTCGAGCGAGAATCGCCAAAAGGCCACTAAATATGGAGCGTGAGTTCCACCCCATGGGGATGGAGGTGGAAAATTCGATTGTGGTGAACAAATGGTGACGCTGCGGCCGGTATCCCCAGGAATGGAGAAAAGCGTTGTTTCCCATTACCATCAGGCGCGTTTATTCTAGTGCTGCTCAAACGACGGTGAGGCGGGACAGCGGCTCTAGAGATTGGGCATCAAAAAACTTGAACCCCCTAGATATTGACGCGCGGGGCGGGATCGCACTAACTTCCAGCCATCTTGCGTCAGCCGCGTTTCTGCTGACGCATCTCGGAATAAGTTTCACAAATGTGTTCAGCGGCAGGCGGTGTTGCAAAACAGCGTGCGCTGTTGCGTGTCTGAATGTCCCCCGGGCCCTGTCGGTACCGCGGCTTGGACGCTCTCTTCCCTTGCGGCTTTTCCCGTAGAGGAAGGACGCGGATGGAGCATCTCCCCCGATGCCACTATCTGTAGCGTTCAAGCTTGGTGCATGGCGAGCCACCCCCCATATATAGCGATGGCGGGCGACCGCCAAAGGGATCACATCATGCGGATCGAGCGCCGGTACACAGAAGAGGGACAATCCCCTTATGCCTCCATGGAGTTTCGAGCCGCGACGAGCGAGATTCGCAATCCCGATGGATCGACGGTATTCAAACTCGACGCCTTCGATGTGCCCGCGAGCTGGAGCCAGGTCGCTAGTGACGTCATCGCCCAGAAATATTTCCGCAAGGCCGGCGTCCCGGCACGCCTGAAGCGTGTCGAGGAGAATGACGTCCCCTCCTTCCTTTGGTGTTCCGTCGCCGACACCGAGGCACTCGCGCTCCTCCCCGAGGCCGAGCGTTACATATCCGAGACGTCGGCTCGCCAGGTGTTTGACCGCCTCGCGGGATGCTGGACCTATTGGGGCTGGAAGGGCGGCTATTTCTCCAGCGAAAGCGACGCCAGCGCCTTCTTCGACGAACTGCGCTTCATGCTGGCCAACCAGATGGTGGCGCCGAATTCCCCGCAGTGGTTCAACACCGGCCTGCATTGGGCCTATGGCATCGATGGGCCGAGCCAGGGCCACTACTATGTGGACTTCAAGACCGGCAAGCTGACCAAATCAAAGTCGTCCTACGAGCATCCCCAGCCGCATGCCTGCTTCATCCAGTCCGTGAGCGACGACCTCGTCAACGAGGGCGGCATCATGGATCTTTGGGTGCGTGAGGCGCGGCTTTTCAAATATGGCTCGGGCACCGGCTCCAACTTCTCGAAGCTCCGCGGTGAGGGTGAGAGGCTGTCGGGGGGTGGTCGCTCTTCCGGCCTCATGTCCTTCCTCAAGATCGGCGACCGCGCCGCCGGCGCCATCAAGTCGGGCGGCACCACGCGCCGCGCCGCCAAGATGGTGGTGGTCGATGTCGACCATCCCGACATCGAGACCTATATCGACTGGAAGGTGAAGGAGGAGCAGAAGGTCGCGGCGCTCGTCGCGGGCTCCAAGGCCTGCCACAAGCACCTGAAGGCCGTGCTCAAGGCCTGCATCAACTGCGAATCCCAGGGCGGCGACAAGCCGGACTCCTGCTACGATCCGGAAAAAAACCCGGCGCTGAAGCGCGAGATCAAGCTCGCCCGCCGCGCCTTCGTGCCCGACAACTACATCAAGCGCGTCATTCAATTCGCACGGCAGGGCTACACCGACATCTCCTTCGATGTCTATGACACCGATTGGGACTCGGAGGCCTACGCGACCGTCGCCGGCCAGAACTCCAACAACTCCGTGCGCGTCGACGACGACTTCCTTAAGGCTGTTGAAACCGACGGCGATTTCGCCCTGAAGGCGCGCCTCACCGGAAAGCCGGTCAAGACGCTGAAGGCGCGTGAGCTGTGGGAAAAGATCGGTCATGCGGCCTGGGCCTCGGCCGATCCTGGCATCCAGTTCCACACCACCATCAACGACTGGCACACCTGCCCGGCCTCCGGCCCGATCGTCGCGTCGAATCCGTGCTCGGAATACATGTTCCTTGACGACACGGCCTGCAACCTCGCCTCCGCGAACCTGCTGCAGTTCTACGACCGTGCGACCCGCCATTTCGATGTGGACGCCTTCGAGCACGCCTGCCGGCTGTGGACGCTCGTCCTCGAAATTTCGGTGACGATGGCGCAGTTCCCGTCGAAGGAAATCGCGGAACTGTCCTACAAGTACCGCACGCTCGGTCTTGGCTATGCCAATATCGGCGGCCTCCTGATGACGATGGGCCTGCCCTATGATTCCGGCGAGGCGAGAGCCCTGGCCGGCGCCATCACCGCGGTGATGACCGGCATTTCCTATGCGACCTCCGCCGAGATGGCGCAGGAGCTCGGACCCTTCCCCGGCTATGCCAAGAACTCGCAGCACATGTTACGCGTCATCCGTAACCACCGTCGCGCGGCGCATGGCGAGGCCGCGGGCTATGAGAAGCTGGCGACCGATCCCGTGCCGCTCGACCATGCCTCCGCTGGCAAGCTGGGTGAGCTCGGGACCAATCTGGTTGCCCATGCCGTCGCGGCCTGGGACAAGGCGCTGACGCTCGGCAAGGCCCATGGCTACCGCAATGCCCAGACGACCGTGCTGGCACCGACCGGCACGATCGGCCTCGTGATGGACTGCGATACCACGGGCATCGAGCCGGACTTCGCGCTGGTGAAGTTCAAGAAACTGGCCGGCGGCGGCTATTTCAAGATCATCAACCGCGCGGTGCCGGATGCGTTGCGCTCTCTCGGTTATCGCGAATCGGAAATCGCCGAGATCGAGGCCTACGCGGTTGGCCACGGCTCGCTCGCCCAGGCTCCGGCCATCAACAAGACGACGCTTGCGGCCAAGGGATTGCCCGAGGAGAAGATCGCCACCCTCGAAGCGGGCATGAAGTCGGCCTTCGACATCAAGTTCGTGTTCAACAAGTGGACGCTGGGCGAGGACTTCCTCGTCGGCACCCTCGGCATCCCCGCCGAGCGCCTCAACGACCCGAGCTTCGATCTCCTCGCTCATCTCGGCTTCTCGAAGGCCGATGTCGAGGCCGCGAACATCCACATCTGCGGCGCGATGACACTGGAGGGCGCGCCGCATCTCAAGACCGAGCATTATGCCGTCTTCGATTGCGCCAATCCGTGCGGCCGCACCGGCAAGCGCTACCTTTCGGTCGAGAGCCACATCCGCATGATGGCGGCGGCGCAGCCGTTCATCACGGGTGCCATCTCCAAGACCATCAACATGCCGAATGATGCCACCGTCGAGGACTGCAAGGAGGCCTATCTCCTCTCCTGGCGTCTGGCGCTGAAGGCGAACGCCCTCTACCGCGACGGCTCCAAGCTGTCGCAGCCGCTCAACTCCGCCCTGATCAACGAGGAAGAGGACGAGGTCGAGGACGCGGTCGATGCGCTCCTGGCCCAGCCGACCGCGGCCCGGACCGCGCAGGTTGCCGAGCGCATCGTGGAGAA
Proteins encoded in this region:
- the nrdJ gene encoding Vitamin B12-dependent ribonucleotide reductase; amino-acid sequence: MRIERRYTEEGQSPYASMEFRAATSEIRNPDGSTVFKLDAFDVPASWSQVASDVIAQKYFRKAGVPARLKRVEENDVPSFLWCSVADTEALALLPEAERYISETSARQVFDRLAGCWTYWGWKGGYFSSESDASAFFDELRFMLANQMVAPNSPQWFNTGLHWAYGIDGPSQGHYYVDFKTGKLTKSKSSYEHPQPHACFIQSVSDDLVNEGGIMDLWVREARLFKYGSGTGSNFSKLRGEGERLSGGGRSSGLMSFLKIGDRAAGAIKSGGTTRRAAKMVVVDVDHPDIETYIDWKVKEEQKVAALVAGSKACHKHLKAVLKACINCESQGGDKPDSCYDPEKNPALKREIKLARRAFVPDNYIKRVIQFARQGYTDISFDVYDTDWDSEAYATVAGQNSNNSVRVDDDFLKAVETDGDFALKARLTGKPVKTLKARELWEKIGHAAWASADPGIQFHTTINDWHTCPASGPIVASNPCSEYMFLDDTACNLASANLLQFYDRATRHFDVDAFEHACRLWTLVLEISVTMAQFPSKEIAELSYKYRTLGLGYANIGGLLMTMGLPYDSGEARALAGAITAVMTGISYATSAEMAQELGPFPGYAKNSQHMLRVIRNHRRAAHGEAAGYEKLATDPVPLDHASAGKLGELGTNLVAHAVAAWDKALTLGKAHGYRNAQTTVLAPTGTIGLVMDCDTTGIEPDFALVKFKKLAGGGYFKIINRAVPDALRSLGYRESEIAEIEAYAVGHGSLAQAPAINKTTLAAKGLPEEKIATLEAGMKSAFDIKFVFNKWTLGEDFLVGTLGIPAERLNDPSFDLLAHLGFSKADVEAANIHICGAMTLEGAPHLKTEHYAVFDCANPCGRTGKRYLSVESHIRMMAAAQPFITGAISKTINMPNDATVEDCKEAYLLSWRLALKANALYRDGSKLSQPLNSALINEEEDEVEDAVDALLAQPTAARTAQVAERIVEKVIERIERVREREKMPDRRKGYTQKAVIGGHKVYLRTGEYADGRLGEIFIDMHKEGAAFRAMMNNFAIAVSLGLQYGVPLEEYVEAFTFTRFEPAGFVAGNQSIKNATSILDYVFRELAISYLSRYDLAHVDPSEIGFDVIGKGENQAKAPEGTQAPTQQVISKGFVRGKPTNFLTIPGDKRDAPKTPGATASAQPAGGTVVAFAGTGAVALKSEPEQDEQPVGEESFASLGFAAPANQQRSVFDRRAEARMKGYEGEACPECANFTLVRNGTCMKCDTCGSTTGCS